A stretch of Rhododendron vialii isolate Sample 1 chromosome 4a, ASM3025357v1 DNA encodes these proteins:
- the LOC131323796 gene encoding uncharacterized protein LOC131323796 encodes MLPAIKDILQGTNPLEVNAVNQLFDPYSQTFNPGWKMHPNFQWSDSQPLGPPQVSPPQQHQAFRPSQSQGAPKFSQNQQPPGFAPPGPLQGPNHFQPQKRSLEEIMSSFMQSQTSLNEQTTQTLGEIKNQMAKMTNTVGILQQEKGKLPTQPQANPQGTNYVAGSSVLSPEQAKSITTLRSGKEIDKAIPPKPIKPLAEEPEGPVSQISAPFPQRLKASAHANTNSEIYELFKQVRINIPLVDAVKKIPTYAKFLKDLCTQKRKLNVQKRVFLMEQVSSIIQTNAAPKYKDPGCPTISITIGGTKIEKALLDLGASVNLLLYSVYEQLGLGKMRSTPVTLQLADRSIQVPRGMAEDVLVQVDNFIYPVDFVVLDTCPVPTSKASTSTSVILGHPFLVTANAIIHC; translated from the exons ATGCTCCCCGCCATTAAGGATATTCTCCAAGGAACCAATCCATTGGAGGTCAATGCCGTTAATCAGCtgtttgacccttattctcaaactttCAATCCAGGGTGGAAGATGCATCCTAATTTCCAGTGGAGCGATTCTCAACCTCTTGGACCTCCTCAAGTTTCACCACCTCAACAACACCAAGCGTTCCGGCCTTCTCAATCTCAAGGTGCGCCGAAGTTCTCCCAAAATCAACAACCACCGGGGTTTGCACCGCCGGGACCTCTTCAAGGGCCAAATCACTTCCAACCTCAAAAGCGATCCTTGGAGGAAATTATGTCATCtttcatgcaaagccaaacGTCCCTCAACGAGCAAACTACTCAAACACTCGGggaaatcaagaatcaaatggCAAAGATGACTAATACGGTGGGgattcttcaacaagaaaaggggaagcttCCGACTCAACCTCAAGCGAATCCTCAAGGCACCAATTATGTGGCAGGCTCTTCGGTGCTTAGTCCCGAGCAAGCCAAATCCATTACAACTTTGCGAAGTGGCAAGGAGATTGACAAGGCCATTCCTCCCAAGCCTATCAAGCCTCTG GCGGAAGAGCCGGAAGGCCCCGTGTCCCAAATTTCGGCCCCTTTTCCCCAAAGATTGAAGGCGTCGGCCCATGCCAATACCAATTCCGAGATCTATGAGCTTTTCAAGCAAGTGAGAATCAATATCCCGTTAGTGGATGCGGTCAAGAAAATTCCCACGTATGCCAAGTTTCTCAAGGACTTATGCACCCAAAAGCGGAAGTTGAATGTTCAAAAGAGGGTGTTCTTGATggagcaagtgagttctatcatcCAAACCAACGCGGCTCCCAAGTACAAAGATCCGGGTTGTCCAACCATTTCCATCACGATCGGGGGTACGAAAATTGAGAAAGCTCTCCTCGATTTAGGGGCTAGTGTGAACTTACTTTTGTATTCTGTTTATGAACAACTTGGTTTGGGGAAGATGAGGTCAACGCCGGTGACACTTCAATTGGCTGATAGAAGCATCCAAGTTCCACGAGGGATGGCGGAGGACGTACTTGTGCAAGTCGACAATTTTATCTATCCCGTGGATTTCGTCGTGTTGGATACTTGCCCTGTACCTACCTCAAAAGCTTCAACATCAACCTCGGTCATTCTTGGGCATCCATTCCTAGTCACAGCCAATGCCATTATCCATTGCTGA